A genome region from Paludibacterium sp. B53371 includes the following:
- a CDS encoding chemotaxis protein yields the protein MAANDASLLATVDARTKLAGSNKMEILLFSLGTRETFGINVFKVREVSQTPAITKSPNMPIGVVGVLSLRGNIIPVISLAKFICPDNAARRFDTMIVTEFNKSTQAFLVDSVDRIIRVDWDKVRAPDNMVITSSAIQNNLITAITELEDGKLVSILDVEQILASVVGEARVPDVPQAQLGTDQYMFFVDDSAVARKEITGVLEKMGVKFQQATNGREAWERLQMFASRNWPEGEALHDYLKVILVDAEMPEMDGYVLTRLIKSDHRFNGIPVIMHSSLSSNANRAMGSSVGVDAYVAKFDPVALAETLIPFLQR from the coding sequence ATGGCAGCCAATGACGCTTCCTTGCTGGCGACGGTCGATGCTCGTACCAAGCTGGCAGGCTCCAACAAGATGGAAATCCTGCTGTTCTCGCTGGGTACGCGGGAAACATTCGGCATCAACGTATTCAAGGTTCGCGAAGTATCGCAAACCCCGGCCATTACCAAGTCGCCCAACATGCCGATCGGTGTGGTGGGTGTGCTCTCGCTGCGCGGCAATATCATTCCGGTCATTTCGCTGGCCAAATTCATTTGTCCGGACAATGCGGCGCGCCGTTTCGACACCATGATCGTGACCGAATTCAACAAGAGTACCCAGGCCTTCCTGGTGGACTCGGTGGATCGCATCATCCGTGTCGACTGGGACAAGGTCCGGGCACCGGACAATATGGTGATCACCAGTTCTGCCATCCAGAACAACCTGATTACCGCCATCACCGAGCTGGAAGACGGCAAGCTGGTGTCGATTCTGGACGTGGAACAGATTCTTGCCAGCGTGGTCGGCGAGGCGCGTGTACCGGATGTGCCGCAGGCACAGCTGGGCACCGACCAGTACATGTTCTTCGTCGACGATTCGGCAGTGGCCCGCAAGGAAATCACCGGTGTACTGGAGAAGATGGGCGTCAAGTTCCAGCAGGCGACCAATGGTCGCGAAGCCTGGGAGCGCCTGCAGATGTTCGCCTCGCGCAACTGGCCTGAAGGCGAAGCCCTGCACGATTATCTGAAGGTGATCCTGGTCGATGCCGAAATGCCGGAAATGGATGGCTATGTCTTGACCCGCCTGATCAAATCGGACCACCGCTTCAATGGCATTCCGGTCATCATGCACTCGTCGCTCTCCTCCAACGCCAACCGCGCGATGGGTTCGAGCGTCGGGGTGGATGCCTATGTGGCCAAGTTCGATCCGGTGGCACTGGCTGAAACTTTGATTCCTTTCTTGCAAAGGTAA
- a CDS encoding chemotaxis protein: protein MSELLKKIDARTKLAGTNKLEILLFSLGHDQRTNRKEVFGINVFKVREVMRTPEITTAPEMPSSVEGMVSLRGALVPVIDLAKYSGIVTSSKPEIMIVTEYNGHTQGFLVESVDTILRLDWSAMRMPPDMITNRMAGLVTAVTELENNTLVMMMDVEKVLAETTLSDDAHLYINVKPIHEERMIFFADDSVVARKQIERTLDAMNIKYAQAINGAKAWEELQRMAMQADLASRKLSDILHLVLTDVEMPEMDGYMLTKMIKSDPRFQGIPVLMHSSLSGASNQKLGESVGVDAYVSKFEPQKLSMKLREMLHIEE from the coding sequence GTGTCAGAGCTTCTAAAAAAAATCGATGCCCGAACCAAGCTGGCTGGTACCAACAAACTGGAGATCCTGCTGTTCTCGCTGGGCCATGATCAGCGAACCAACCGCAAGGAAGTCTTTGGTATCAACGTCTTCAAGGTACGCGAAGTCATGCGTACGCCGGAAATTACCACCGCACCTGAAATGCCCTCCTCCGTGGAAGGCATGGTCAGTCTGCGCGGTGCGCTGGTCCCTGTGATCGATCTGGCGAAGTATTCCGGCATCGTGACCAGCAGCAAGCCCGAAATCATGATTGTTACCGAGTACAACGGTCATACCCAGGGGTTCCTGGTTGAGTCGGTGGACACCATTCTGCGCCTGGACTGGTCGGCGATGCGCATGCCGCCGGACATGATCACCAACCGTATGGCAGGCCTGGTGACCGCGGTCACCGAGCTGGAAAACAATACGCTGGTGATGATGATGGACGTGGAAAAGGTGCTGGCCGAAACCACCCTCAGTGATGACGCCCACCTGTACATCAACGTCAAGCCGATTCATGAAGAACGCATGATTTTCTTCGCTGACGACTCGGTAGTGGCGCGCAAGCAGATTGAGCGCACGCTGGACGCGATGAACATCAAATATGCCCAGGCGATCAATGGCGCCAAGGCATGGGAAGAACTGCAACGCATGGCGATGCAGGCCGACCTGGCCAGCCGGAAATTGTCCGACATCCTGCACCTTGTGCTGACCGATGTGGAAATGCCGGAAATGGACGGCTATATGTTGACCAAGATGATCAAGAGCGACCCGCGCTTCCAGGGCATCCCGGTGCTGATGCACTCCTCCCTGTCCGGCGCATCCAACCAGAAGCTCGGCGAATCGGTAGGCGTCGATGCTTATGTGTCAAAGTTCGAGCCGCAGAAGCTGTCGATGAAACTGCGCGAAATGCTGCATATTGAAGAATAA
- a CDS encoding PAS domain-containing sensor histidine kinase, which translates to MPKNVSKLPDQQQLEAAFEQFNAVSDQLIGAYSQLESQVNVLNQQLDEANNALRRQVEANAELAERLGMLLEALPAGVIELSEDGRVISENPTAIQMLGRHILGENWQDILPLLQPTELDQSYRLASGCHLTLQYKDLPASGGRIALLHDVTRLNQLSGELARQEKLAAMGSMAASLAHQLRTPLSTALLYAANLKKTDLKEEDRNRFIDKILTRLKALEGLIQNMLGFVRGQVTEREPLDMALVLDDLNAVFLPQCQSRGINFVCASVPASAITVMGDRKALVGAMTNLLENAVFFSPQGSTIELNLTQTADSLCLQVCDAGPGIPQAEQERLFEPFYTTRSGGTGLGLAIVKKVAEELGGRVSCSNRPQGGAAFEFCLPVARQ; encoded by the coding sequence ATGCCAAAAAATGTTTCAAAGTTACCTGACCAACAACAACTCGAAGCGGCTTTCGAGCAGTTCAACGCCGTCTCCGATCAGCTGATTGGTGCCTATAGCCAGCTGGAAAGCCAGGTCAACGTCCTCAATCAGCAGCTGGACGAAGCCAACAACGCCCTGCGCCGGCAGGTCGAGGCCAATGCCGAGCTGGCCGAGCGCCTTGGCATGTTGCTGGAAGCCTTGCCAGCCGGGGTGATCGAACTGTCCGAGGACGGACGGGTCATTTCCGAAAACCCGACCGCCATCCAGATGCTTGGCAGACACATCCTGGGCGAGAACTGGCAGGACATCCTGCCGTTATTGCAGCCGACCGAACTGGACCAATCCTACCGCCTGGCCAGTGGCTGCCACCTGACCCTGCAATACAAAGACCTGCCTGCTTCAGGCGGACGCATCGCCCTGTTACACGATGTCACGCGGCTGAACCAGCTGTCCGGTGAACTGGCACGCCAGGAAAAACTGGCCGCCATGGGCAGCATGGCCGCGTCGCTGGCCCATCAGTTGCGAACGCCATTGTCTACGGCATTGCTTTACGCCGCTAATCTTAAAAAAACCGATTTGAAAGAGGAAGACCGTAACCGGTTTATTGACAAGATATTGACGCGGCTCAAGGCTCTGGAGGGGTTGATCCAGAATATGCTGGGCTTTGTCCGGGGGCAGGTCACCGAACGCGAACCGCTTGACATGGCGCTGGTCCTGGATGATCTAAATGCGGTATTTTTGCCGCAATGCCAGTCACGTGGCATTAATTTCGTTTGCGCTTCAGTGCCTGCGTCTGCCATAACGGTGATGGGGGACCGGAAAGCATTGGTCGGTGCCATGACCAATCTGCTGGAAAATGCCGTATTTTTTTCCCCGCAAGGCAGTACCATCGAACTGAACCTGACACAGACGGCCGACAGTCTGTGCCTGCAGGTGTGTGACGCCGGTCCGGGCATCCCGCAGGCGGAACAGGAGCGGCTCTTCGAACCGTTCTACACCACCCGCTCCGGCGGAACGGGGCTGGGGCTGGCGATCGTCAAGAAGGTGGCGGAAGAACTCGGCGGGCGCGTCAGTTGCAGCAATCGCCCTCAAGGGGGGGCAGCGTTCGAATTTTGTCTGCCAGTCGCGCGACAGTAA
- a CDS encoding STAS domain-containing protein has protein sequence MKPVVKVEGNIGRLVLLGQFDFNMHKDFRQASQELLDANQVTEIQVDFDQVPFLDSSALGMLLLLKERAALQKKSLALVNCHDTVQQVLEIACFNKMFNIQ, from the coding sequence ATGAAGCCGGTAGTGAAAGTCGAAGGGAATATCGGCAGACTGGTTTTGCTTGGCCAGTTTGACTTCAACATGCACAAGGATTTTCGTCAGGCAAGCCAGGAGCTGCTCGACGCCAACCAGGTGACCGAAATCCAGGTCGATTTCGATCAGGTGCCGTTTCTCGACAGCTCGGCGCTGGGCATGTTGCTGCTGCTGAAAGAGCGTGCCGCCCTGCAAAAGAAATCCCTGGCCCTGGTCAACTGCCACGATACCGTGCAGCAAGTCCTGGAAATCGCCTGCTTCAACAAGATGTTCAACATCCAGTAA
- a CDS encoding methyl-accepting chemotaxis protein, translating into MSSGSVFVQIRSVLPLLAGCVLVLLAPLWIASTWLVASLACLLLLVVWLWGRRQSGSGEAGPAPEAGQTVMPAEGVLAPRQFASEQAREALSELERTRTLISEAVATLVQSFAGLADEAQAQLVLAQSLAKGETDTHHTGVYGISFKQFVDEISQTMETFVEKTVENSKSAILLVEQMERIVTEVNSVNALLDEIGGINNQTNMLALNAAIEAARAGELGRGFAVVADEVRNLSGRTESFSGQIRELIAKVGHSVQDAETLIHQVASQDMMFTLQAKQRLSETSSRIALLDERMADSLQELQTGVAQLSNDVGDAVRCLQFQDMTSQLLDHIRRRLGGIEEALTLLGEAPPADVQAQLRAIGEKLSHSPVLQTAMGSGSIDLF; encoded by the coding sequence ATGTCTTCAGGCAGCGTATTTGTGCAGATCCGCTCGGTTTTGCCGCTGCTGGCGGGCTGTGTGCTGGTATTGCTGGCACCCTTGTGGATAGCCTCAACCTGGCTGGTGGCCAGTCTGGCCTGCCTGCTGCTCCTTGTCGTCTGGCTCTGGGGACGGCGGCAGTCAGGCTCCGGCGAGGCCGGCCCGGCTCCGGAGGCGGGACAAACGGTCATGCCCGCTGAGGGCGTGCTGGCACCGCGACAGTTCGCCAGCGAGCAGGCCCGCGAGGCACTCTCCGAGCTGGAACGCACCCGCACCCTGATCAGCGAAGCGGTTGCCACCCTGGTTCAGAGTTTTGCCGGGCTGGCCGATGAGGCGCAGGCGCAGCTGGTGCTGGCCCAGTCACTGGCCAAGGGCGAGACCGATACCCATCACACCGGTGTCTATGGCATTTCCTTCAAACAATTTGTCGATGAAATCTCGCAGACCATGGAGACCTTCGTCGAGAAGACAGTCGAGAACAGCAAATCCGCCATTCTGCTGGTCGAGCAGATGGAACGCATCGTGACAGAGGTCAATTCGGTCAATGCGCTGCTGGATGAAATCGGTGGCATCAACAACCAGACCAATATGCTGGCCCTGAATGCCGCGATCGAGGCCGCACGCGCCGGCGAGCTCGGCCGTGGCTTCGCGGTGGTGGCGGACGAAGTGCGCAACCTGTCCGGCCGGACCGAGTCCTTCAGCGGGCAGATTCGCGAGCTGATCGCCAAAGTCGGGCACTCGGTGCAGGATGCCGAAACCCTGATTCACCAGGTGGCCTCGCAGGACATGATGTTCACCTTGCAGGCCAAGCAGCGCCTGTCCGAAACCTCTTCACGCATCGCCCTGCTGGATGAGCGCATGGCCGATTCCCTGCAGGAGCTGCAAACCGGCGTGGCCCAGCTATCCAATGACGTTGGCGATGCCGTGCGCTGCCTGCAGTTCCAGGACATGACCTCGCAGTTGCTGGACCACATCCGCCGTCGGCTCGGCGGCATCGAAGAAGCATTGACACTGCTGGGAGAGGCACCGCCGGCAGATGTCCAGGCGCAGTTGCGTGCCATCGGGGAGAAACTGTCGCACTCCCCGGTATTACAGACCGCGATGGGCAGCGGCAGCATTGATCTTTTCTGA
- a CDS encoding response regulator — MAKKILTVDDSASIRQMVSFTLKSAGYDVSEAVDGQAGLTTAQSAHFDLVLTDQNMPGMDGLSLVRALRKLPAYGSTPILMLTTESSEQMKTMGRAAGATGWLVKPFDPQKLLDVVKRLVG; from the coding sequence ATGGCAAAGAAGATTCTGACGGTCGATGACTCGGCCTCCATTCGCCAAATGGTCAGCTTCACCCTGAAAAGCGCCGGTTACGACGTGAGTGAAGCGGTGGATGGCCAGGCCGGCCTGACGACTGCACAGAGCGCACATTTCGACCTGGTGCTGACCGACCAGAACATGCCGGGCATGGATGGCCTGTCCCTGGTGCGGGCACTGCGCAAACTGCCCGCCTATGGCAGCACGCCGATCCTGATGCTGACCACCGAGTCCAGCGAACAAATGAAAACCATGGGACGGGCGGCCGGCGCAACCGGCTGGCTGGTCAAGCCGTTTGATCCGCAAAAACTGCTGGACGTCGTCAAGCGCCTGGTCGGCTAG
- a CDS encoding chemotaxis protein CheW, whose product MTQFHQVFFDETDEHLASMESLLLELDIHAPDQEALNAIFRAAHSIKGGSATFGFSDLAELTHVLENLLDRIRKGTLDLTAPMVDAFLHAKDVLAALLASHRGGEPVEEAEVEQVKQTLDALGQGQQEVVSAPQAAPAPPAWHDLFIEIDPLESVDVAALIDDLSRHGELQTVQQGSAEPALPWVLKLHSAMDLPEVCETLAFALDPSVFRVTRDLGAEETEGFGLFLGAPAAPSPDVMLEEDGFGLFTPVDAPHEAIEDEGFGLFHPVPPPPAAEPAQASPHAAPPHPPTPGERSERAAPAASSAASAENSIRVNIEKVDLLLNLVGELVITQSMLMQSGNALDSVEHERLINGINLLQRNSRELQEAVMSIRMTPVAFVFNRFPRVVRDMAQKLDKQVELKMVGENTELDKSFIEKLADPLTHLVRNSLDHGIESPEERIRKGKSPQGQLTLRAFHQGGSIVIEVTDDGAGLDRERILAKARERGMAVSDSMSDVEVWNLIFEPGFSTAAQITDVSGRGVGMDVVKRNIQTLGGRVEIESLRDYGTTIGIHLPLTLAIMDGMSVRIGQETYILPLSFILESLQPQPQDVRTVSGRGRVVNVRGEYLPIVALGKMFHVPDARHEPTEAILIIVESDDTRVALLVDDLIGQQQFVVKNLETNYHKVEGLSGATIMGDGHVALILDVTTIVRRNQKAAQALSMNLASTE is encoded by the coding sequence ATGACGCAGTTTCATCAAGTGTTTTTCGATGAGACCGACGAACACCTGGCGTCGATGGAGTCCCTGTTGCTGGAACTGGACATCCATGCCCCGGACCAGGAGGCCCTGAACGCCATTTTCCGTGCCGCACACTCCATCAAGGGCGGCAGCGCCACCTTTGGCTTCAGCGACCTGGCCGAACTGACCCATGTACTGGAAAACCTGCTGGACCGCATCCGCAAAGGGACCCTGGACCTGACCGCGCCGATGGTCGATGCCTTCCTGCATGCCAAGGATGTACTGGCCGCTCTGCTGGCCAGCCACCGCGGCGGCGAGCCGGTCGAAGAAGCGGAGGTCGAGCAGGTCAAGCAAACCCTGGACGCCCTCGGTCAGGGGCAGCAGGAAGTCGTCAGCGCGCCGCAGGCAGCACCCGCGCCGCCTGCATGGCACGATCTGTTCATCGAAATCGATCCGCTGGAATCCGTGGATGTCGCTGCGCTGATCGATGACCTTTCCCGCCACGGCGAGTTGCAGACCGTGCAGCAGGGCAGTGCCGAACCGGCCCTGCCCTGGGTACTCAAGCTGCATTCCGCCATGGACCTGCCCGAAGTCTGTGAAACCCTGGCTTTTGCACTGGACCCGTCGGTGTTCAGAGTCACGCGCGATCTCGGTGCCGAAGAAACCGAAGGCTTCGGCCTGTTTCTGGGTGCCCCGGCCGCGCCCAGCCCGGATGTGATGCTGGAAGAGGACGGCTTCGGTCTGTTCACGCCGGTCGATGCACCGCACGAAGCCATCGAGGACGAGGGCTTCGGCCTGTTCCACCCCGTCCCGCCGCCCCCGGCTGCCGAGCCGGCACAGGCTTCACCACACGCCGCGCCGCCCCACCCTCCGACACCGGGCGAACGCAGCGAACGAGCGGCACCAGCTGCCAGCAGCGCGGCCTCGGCGGAAAACTCCATCCGCGTCAATATCGAAAAAGTGGATCTGTTGCTCAACCTGGTCGGCGAACTGGTCATCACCCAGTCCATGCTGATGCAGTCCGGCAATGCGCTGGACTCGGTCGAGCATGAAAGACTGATCAACGGCATCAACCTGCTGCAGCGCAACTCGCGCGAATTGCAGGAAGCCGTGATGTCGATCCGCATGACGCCGGTCGCCTTTGTTTTCAACCGCTTCCCGCGCGTGGTGCGCGACATGGCGCAAAAACTCGACAAGCAAGTCGAGCTGAAGATGGTGGGCGAAAACACCGAACTGGACAAAAGCTTCATCGAGAAGCTGGCCGACCCGCTGACCCACCTGGTGCGCAACAGCCTCGATCACGGCATCGAGTCACCGGAAGAACGCATCCGCAAGGGCAAGTCGCCTCAGGGGCAGTTGACCCTGCGCGCCTTCCATCAGGGGGGCAGCATCGTCATCGAAGTCACCGATGACGGCGCCGGCCTCGATCGCGAACGCATCCTGGCCAAGGCCCGTGAACGCGGCATGGCCGTGTCCGACAGCATGAGCGATGTGGAAGTCTGGAACCTGATCTTCGAGCCGGGCTTTTCCACGGCGGCGCAGATCACCGATGTCTCCGGTCGCGGTGTCGGCATGGACGTGGTCAAGCGCAACATCCAGACCCTCGGCGGCCGGGTGGAGATTGAATCCCTGCGCGACTACGGCACCACCATCGGCATCCATCTGCCGCTGACCCTGGCCATCATGGACGGCATGTCGGTGCGCATCGGTCAGGAGACCTACATCCTGCCGCTGTCCTTCATTCTCGAATCCCTGCAGCCGCAGCCCCAGGACGTGCGCACCGTGTCCGGCCGCGGCAGGGTGGTCAATGTGCGCGGCGAATACCTGCCGATCGTGGCGCTGGGCAAGATGTTCCATGTGCCCGATGCCCGCCATGAACCGACCGAGGCCATCCTGATCATCGTCGAGAGCGACGACACCCGGGTGGCGCTGCTGGTCGATGACCTGATCGGCCAGCAGCAGTTCGTGGTGAAGAACCTGGAAACCAATTACCACAAAGTCGAAGGCCTGTCCGGGGCCACCATCATGGGCGACGGGCATGTGGCGCTGATTCTGGACGTCACCACCATCGTGCGCCGCAATCAGAAAGCCGCCCAGGCGCTGAGCATGAATCTGGCGAGTACCGAATAA
- a CDS encoding chemotaxis protein CheW, producing MTQTDMEDPALAAARELLVFTLGAEQYAIDILKVQEIRGYESVTRIAGAPNFIKGVVNLRGSIVPIVDMRLKFDLGDASYTPFTVVIILNVLSRTVGIVVDGVSDVIQLKPEAIRPAPEFGAAVDTAYIEGLTPVGDSMVIVMDIERLMSSAEMSLMEVERHAQSGQQLGGVSNG from the coding sequence ATGACACAAACCGATATGGAAGATCCGGCGCTGGCGGCAGCCAGAGAACTGCTGGTATTCACACTCGGCGCCGAACAATACGCCATCGACATCCTCAAGGTGCAGGAAATCCGTGGCTATGAGTCCGTGACGCGCATCGCCGGTGCGCCGAACTTTATCAAGGGGGTAGTCAATCTGCGCGGCAGCATCGTGCCGATTGTCGACATGCGACTCAAATTCGACCTGGGCGACGCCAGTTACACCCCCTTCACCGTGGTGATCATTCTCAACGTGCTGTCACGCACGGTCGGCATCGTGGTCGACGGCGTGTCGGACGTGATCCAGCTCAAGCCGGAGGCCATCCGACCGGCGCCGGAATTCGGTGCCGCTGTCGACACCGCCTATATCGAAGGCCTGACGCCGGTCGGCGACAGCATGGTGATTGTGATGGATATCGAACGATTGATGAGTAGCGCGGAAATGAGCTTGATGGAAGTCGAGCGTCATGCCCAAAGCGGCCAACAACTGGGAGGTGTGTCAAATGGCTAG
- a CDS encoding methyl-accepting chemotaxis protein — MASMKVKHRLTLGFGLVIVVIAASMGIAVSQISSLRASVEETSSVHVPRAKAANDIIDAVNAHARSVRTMLLADSQDMIDGQIKQAEASSREVTAAFEVLTNTPGSAESMQLQQEAQTSRTGYRNDYATFIQLFKEGKKEEARKFLLSQMRNTQLVYMDQVNKLIKLEQDQSQQLANQSSSQASRTEWVLMISAGVTLLLAIIAGWLISRSLMSELGGEPAEARKLMEELAEGEVTTTLNLKKGDDSSLFAYMSKAAQQAIENIRVRKALDAAGTNVMIADASNRIIYMNEAVLNLFRAAEADIRKEIPSFSANNILGSSMDTFHRNPSHQQRLIKDLRQTHNGTIKIGGRTLTISATPVFGKSGAVLGTTVEWQDKTAELAMQEREQERLAEERKLSEENARIRSALDNVSTSVMIADPNGNIIYMNRSVQELMQNAESDIRKDLPNFEARGLLGRSFDGFHKTPSHQRDMLANLRGTHRTQIKVGGRTFSLAASPVFTAGGDRLGTAVEWRDRTLEVQVEEEVSAIVSAASRGDFEHRVRMEGKEGFFKMLGEALNSLLDVTSNGLQDIANVLSAVAKGDLTHTIHSDYQGLFGTLKQDTNTTVERLREIVTNIKESTDSINTASREIAAGNANLSSRTEQQAASLEETASSMEEITSTVRQNADNAKKANQLAIGSSDIASRGGQVVGQVVSTMSEINESARKIVDIISVIDGIAFQTNILALNAAVEAARAGEQGRGFAVVASEVRNLAQRSAGAAKEIKGLIGDSVEKVESGSRLVDEAGRTMQEIVSAITRVTDIMSEISAASVEQSSGIEQVNLAVTQMDENTQKNAALVEEAAAAAESLEEQARNLAEAVALFKLKEGDKSVRRDAPAQVVKPVATPVKPASVAQIGRAPAGERVLPKPESHAAATPAPRIAQVSATREGEGEWEEF; from the coding sequence ATGGCTAGCATGAAAGTAAAGCACCGGCTGACGCTCGGCTTCGGTCTGGTGATTGTGGTGATCGCAGCCAGTATGGGGATCGCCGTTTCTCAGATCAGCAGCTTGCGGGCCAGCGTCGAAGAAACGTCGTCGGTTCACGTGCCCCGGGCCAAGGCCGCCAACGATATTATCGATGCGGTCAATGCGCATGCCCGCTCTGTCCGGACCATGTTGCTGGCCGACAGTCAGGACATGATCGACGGGCAGATCAAGCAGGCCGAAGCATCCAGCCGGGAGGTGACGGCTGCCTTTGAGGTCCTGACCAACACGCCCGGCAGCGCGGAAAGCATGCAGCTACAGCAGGAGGCGCAGACATCGCGCACCGGCTATCGCAACGACTATGCGACTTTTATCCAGCTGTTCAAGGAAGGCAAAAAAGAGGAAGCACGCAAGTTCCTGCTCAGCCAGATGCGGAATACTCAGTTGGTCTACATGGATCAGGTCAACAAGCTGATCAAGCTGGAGCAGGATCAGTCCCAGCAACTGGCCAACCAGTCTTCCAGTCAGGCGAGCCGTACGGAATGGGTGCTGATGATATCGGCGGGCGTGACGCTGCTGCTGGCCATCATTGCCGGCTGGCTGATCTCCCGTTCGCTGATGAGCGAGCTGGGCGGCGAGCCGGCAGAAGCCCGCAAGCTGATGGAGGAACTGGCCGAAGGTGAGGTCACCACCACGCTGAACCTGAAAAAGGGCGATGACAGCAGCCTGTTTGCCTATATGAGCAAGGCGGCGCAGCAAGCCATCGAGAACATCCGCGTACGCAAGGCGCTGGATGCGGCCGGCACCAATGTGATGATCGCCGATGCCAGCAACCGCATCATCTATATGAATGAAGCGGTACTCAACCTGTTCCGCGCTGCCGAGGCCGATATCCGCAAGGAAATCCCCAGCTTCAGTGCCAACAACATTCTTGGCAGCAGCATGGATACCTTCCACCGCAATCCGTCACACCAGCAACGTCTGATCAAGGACCTGCGCCAGACCCACAACGGCACCATCAAGATCGGCGGACGGACCCTGACCATCAGTGCCACGCCGGTATTTGGCAAGAGCGGTGCCGTACTCGGCACCACGGTCGAGTGGCAGGACAAGACCGCCGAACTGGCAATGCAGGAGCGCGAACAGGAGCGTCTGGCCGAAGAGCGCAAGCTGTCGGAAGAAAATGCCCGTATCCGCAGCGCCCTGGACAATGTCAGCACCAGCGTGATGATTGCCGACCCCAACGGCAACATCATCTATATGAACCGCAGTGTGCAGGAACTGATGCAGAACGCCGAGTCGGACATCCGCAAGGACCTGCCGAATTTCGAAGCACGCGGCCTGCTCGGGCGCTCGTTTGACGGCTTCCACAAGACGCCTTCGCATCAGCGCGACATGCTGGCCAACCTGCGCGGTACCCACCGCACCCAGATCAAGGTTGGTGGCCGGACCTTCTCGCTGGCCGCCAGCCCGGTCTTCACCGCCGGTGGCGATCGCCTCGGGACCGCGGTGGAATGGCGCGACCGCACCCTGGAAGTGCAGGTGGAGGAAGAGGTCTCGGCGATTGTCAGCGCCGCCTCGCGGGGTGACTTTGAACACCGCGTGCGCATGGAGGGCAAGGAAGGCTTCTTCAAGATGCTGGGTGAAGCGCTCAACTCGCTGCTGGATGTCACCAGTAATGGCCTGCAGGATATTGCCAACGTGCTGAGTGCCGTCGCCAAGGGCGATCTGACCCATACCATCCACAGCGACTATCAGGGCCTGTTTGGTACCCTCAAGCAAGATACCAACACCACGGTCGAGCGCCTGCGCGAAATCGTCACCAACATCAAGGAGTCGACCGACTCGATCAATACCGCCTCGCGCGAAATTGCCGCCGGTAACGCCAACCTGTCCAGCCGTACCGAACAGCAGGCAGCCAGCCTGGAAGAAACCGCTTCCAGCATGGAAGAGATCACCAGTACCGTGCGTCAGAACGCCGACAATGCCAAGAAAGCCAATCAACTGGCCATCGGCTCGTCCGACATCGCATCGCGCGGAGGCCAGGTCGTCGGTCAGGTGGTGTCGACCATGAGCGAGATCAACGAAAGCGCCCGCAAGATCGTCGACATCATCAGCGTCATCGACGGCATTGCCTTCCAGACCAATATCCTGGCCCTCAACGCGGCGGTGGAAGCTGCGCGCGCCGGCGAGCAGGGCCGCGGCTTTGCCGTGGTGGCCAGCGAGGTGCGCAACCTGGCCCAGCGTTCTGCCGGTGCCGCCAAGGAAATCAAGGGCCTGATCGGCGACTCGGTGGAAAAAGTCGAGTCCGGTTCGCGGCTGGTGGATGAGGCCGGTCGTACCATGCAGGAAATCGTCTCGGCGATTACCCGTGTCACCGACATCATGAGCGAAATCTCGGCCGCCTCGGTCGAGCAGAGCTCCGGCATCGAACAGGTGAATCTGGCCGTCACGCAGATGGACGAAAACACCCAGAAAAACGCGGCATTGGTGGAAGAGGCCGCGGCAGCCGCCGAATCGCTGGAAGAGCAGGCGCGCAACCTGGCCGAGGCCGTCGCCTTGTTCAAGTTGAAAGAGGGTGACAAGAGCGTCCGCCGCGATGCCCCGGCACAGGTCGTCAAGCCGGTGGCGACCCCGGTCAAGCCGGCCTCGGTGGCCCAGATCGGCCGGGCGCCGGCCGGAGAGAGGGTACTGCCCAAGCCGGAAAGCCATGCGGCCGCTACCCCGGCGCCACGCATTGCCCAGGTGTCGGCGACACGTGAGGGCGAAGGGGAGTGGGAAGAATTCTGA